Below is a window of Herbiconiux aconitum DNA.
CGCTGATGCACCGTCGCTCGGCCCTCGGCCGGGCGGCGCCGCCGGGGCTGCTCCTCGCCGGAGCGATCGTGGCCGTCGCCGGGCTGATCGCCGGGCTGATCGCCGGATGCACGGGCGTCGGGGCGAGCCATTCCGGAGGCGTCGGCGAGGCCACGTCCGCTGCGACCGCCACAGCATCGGCCTCGGAGTCGGCCGACGCAGGCCGATCCGATCCCGCGATCGGCGCGGCGGGCGGATTCCAGAACCCGCAGCTCGAGGAATCCGCACCTGCCGGACGAACGGATGCGCAGCCCGTGCGGGTGCGCATCCCCGGCATCGGCGTCGACTCCGGCCTCGAGGCACTGACGCGTGATGCGGCGGGCTGGATCGAACCACCCACCGACTTCGGCAGCGCCGGTTGGTATCGCGACGGCGTCGTGCCCGGCCAGCTCGGGCCGGCGGTCATCGCGGGACACATCGATTCCGTCGTCGGCCCTGCCGTCTTCTACGACCTCGTGAAGCTCACGCCGGGCGACACCGTGCAGGTCGAGCTCGCCGACGGCAGCACCGTCGCCTTCCGGGTCGACCGGAGCATCCAGGTGCCGAAGAACGACTTCCCCACCGAGGCCGTCTACGGGCCGACCCCGGATGCCCAACTGCGGCTCGTGACGTGCGGCGGCACCTTCGACGACGCATCCGGCCACTACGTCGACAACGTCGTGGTGTTCGCCACGAAGATCTGAGGGGTGTGCTGTGTTAGTTGCCTCGGGCGCCGTGCTTCGCGCGGCGTCCTCGGGCGGCGCCGGTCCCTGCCCGGCGCCGCGCGACATGTTCCGGTGAGGTCGCTTCGCGGCCTCGCCGTCACCCTGGGTCGTCGAGTAGGGCCTGTTGCGTGCCGTGCCGTGCGCTCGTGTGCGAAACGACGGAGTTTCGGGCCCCACATCGGAAACGACGGAACCCCAGCCCGTAGTTCCGCGCCCCCTCCGTCGTTTCGTTCCCGTTCTCGTTTCCCAAGTGTTGGGAAACGAGACCGCAGGCCGCGGGCCGCGCTCGACGACCCAGGGTGAGCGCGCGGCCGCGTCAGCGACCGCACGCGAACATGTCGCCTCGCGCCGCAGAAGCGGCGGCGCGAGCAGTTAGGGCCCGCCCAGCCGAAGGCCGGGCGAGCCCGAAAAACGGCGAGGCGGTACCCATCCCGCGCCTACAACTGGTCCACCGCAGTAACCCGCACCACCGCAACGCCTGCCTCGTTCGAGGCGGCGAGGTCGATCTCGGCCGAGATGCCCCAGTCGTGGTCGCCGGCCGGGTCGTCGAAGATCTGACGCGCACGCCAGACGGTGGGCGTCTCCTCGAGGATGAGCAGCGCGGCACTGCGCGCGTGCGGGCCGATGCCCACGGCGTCGTGCACGTCGTAATAGTCGTCCATCGCTTCGGCCCAGCGTGTGGCCGAGAAGCCGGATGCGGCATCCAGTTCGCCGAGCTCGGTCCACGCCTCGCGCGCGGCGAGCGTGACCCGGCGGAACAGCTCGTTGCGCACCAGGATGCGGAAGGCCCGCGGGTTCGAGGTGAGCAGCCGCGGCGCCGGCGGCACGATCGCCTCTTCCGAGTCCTCCCGGGCGGCGGCCGCGGCGACCGCCTCGGGGTTGATCAGCGCCTCCCACTCGTCGAGAACACTGGAGTCGGTCTGCCGCACGAGCTCGCCGAGCCACTCGATCAGGTCGAGCAGGTCGTCGTTCTTGTACTCGTCGGGAACGGTCGTGCGGAGCGTGCGGTAGGCATCCGAGAGGTAGCGGAGCACCAGCCCCTCCGAGCGGGCGAGCCGGTAGAACGTGGTGTACTCGCCGAACGACATCGCCCGCTCGTACATGTCGCGGATCACCGACTTCGGCGAGATGTCGAAGTCGCCGATCCACGGCTGCGTCGCCCGGTAGGTGTCGAACGCCTCGCCGAGGAGTCCGGCGAGCGGCTTCGGGTAGCTCACCTCGTCGAGCAGCTCCATCCGCTGCTCGTACTCGATGCCCTCGGCCTTCATGGCCTGCACCGCCTCGCCGCGGGCCACGAACTGCTGCGCCGAGAGCACGGGGCGCGGGTCGTCGAGGATGGCCTCGGTCACCGACACCACGTCGAGCGCGAACGTCGGTGACTCCTCGTCGAGCAGGTCGTAGACGGCGAGCGCGAAGGGCGAGAGCGGCTGGTTGAGCGCGAAGTTCGGCTGCAGATCGACGGTGAGACGGATGAGGGTCTGCCCGGTGGTCGCATCCGTCACCTCCTCCACCACCCCGGCCGTGCGGAGGGTGCGGTAGATGGCGAGAGCTTGGCGGATGAGGTCGCGCTGCCGCGGCCGGGGCTCGTGGTTGTCTTCGAGGAGGTCGCGCATCGACGTGAACACGTCTCCGCCGCGAGCGATCGTGTTCAGCACCATGGCGTGCGTCACCGTGAGGTGTGAGGTGAGCCGCTCCGGCTGCGCCGCGATCAGCTTCTCGAAGCTCGGCTCGCCCCACGAGACGAAGCCCTCCGGCGCTTTCTTGCGCACGAACTTGCGCCGCTTCTTCGGGTCGTCGCCCATCTTCGCGAGCGCCTTGAGGTTCTCGGTCTCGTGCTCGGGCGCCTGCACCACGACCGTTCCCGCCGTGTCGAAACCCGCTCGGCCGGCCCGACCCGCGATCTGGTGGAACTCGCGCGCGGTGAGCTGGCGCATCCGGGTGCCGTCGAACTTCGTGAGCGCCGACAGCAGCACGGTGCGGATCGGCACGTTGATGCCGACGCCGAGCGTGTCGGTGCCGCAGATGACCCTGAGCAATCCGCGCTGGGCGAGGCGCTCGACCAGGCGCCGATACTTCGGCAGCATGCCCGCGTGGTGCACGCCGATGCCGAGACGCAGCAGGCGCGAGAGCGTCTTGCCGAATGCGGTGGTGAAGCGGAAGGGCCCGATCAGCTCGGCGATCTCATCCCGCATCGCCCGGGTGGCGACCGTGATGCTCGAGAGCGCCTGTGCCCGCTCCACCGCCGCGAGCTGGGCGAAGTGCACGATGTAGATCGGTGCGCGCTGGGTGGCGAGCAGTTCCTCGACGGTCTCCTGGATGGGCGTCGTGGCGTAGCTGTAGCTGAGCGGCACCGGGCGGTCGACGCCCGTGATGACCGTGGTCTCGCGGCCCGTGCGGCGGGAGAGGTCTTCAGCCAGCCAGTCGACCTCGCCGAGGGTCGCCGACATCAGCACGAACTGCACGCCGGGGAGGGTGAGGATGGGCACCTGCCAGGCCCAGCCTCGGTCGGGGTCGGAGTAGAAGTGGAACTCGTCCATCACGACCTGGCCCACCTCGGTGCCTTCGCCGTGGCGGAGTGCGAGGTTCGCAAGGATCTCGGCCGTCGCGCAGATGATCGGCGCATCCGCGTTCACGCTCGAGTCGCCCGTGACCATGCCCACGTTCTCGGCGCCGAAGATCTCGACCAGGTCGAAGAACTTCTCCGACACGAGGGCCTTGATGGGCGCGGTGTAGTAGCTGCGGATGCCCTGGGCGAGAGCCACGGCGTGGGCGCCGACCGCGACGAGCGACTTGCCGGTTCCGGTGGGGGTGGAGAGGATGACGTTCTCGCCCGAGACGATGGCGACGATCGACTCGTCCTGCGCCGGGTAGAGCGGGGTGCCGCGATCGGCGGCCCAGCTCGCGAAGGCGTCGTAGGCGGCATCCGCGTCGTAGGGCGCCGGCATGGCCGGGCGGGACGGGAGGGTGGATGTCGGCACCCGCCCAGCCTAGGCGGTGGGTGCAAGGTGCCGGCCGCGCGGGTGGCGCCTCCCTTTCGGGAGGAGGAAACGCGAACGACCCTCCCCACGAGCGGTCGTTCGCGCTTCGTCCTCCCGAATCGACAGCACCGTG
It encodes the following:
- a CDS encoding DEAD/DEAH box helicase, whose protein sequence is MPAPYDADAAYDAFASWAADRGTPLYPAQDESIVAIVSGENVILSTPTGTGKSLVAVGAHAVALAQGIRSYYTAPIKALVSEKFFDLVEIFGAENVGMVTGDSSVNADAPIICATAEILANLALRHGEGTEVGQVVMDEFHFYSDPDRGWAWQVPILTLPGVQFVLMSATLGEVDWLAEDLSRRTGRETTVITGVDRPVPLSYSYATTPIQETVEELLATQRAPIYIVHFAQLAAVERAQALSSITVATRAMRDEIAELIGPFRFTTAFGKTLSRLLRLGIGVHHAGMLPKYRRLVERLAQRGLLRVICGTDTLGVGINVPIRTVLLSALTKFDGTRMRQLTAREFHQIAGRAGRAGFDTAGTVVVQAPEHETENLKALAKMGDDPKKRRKFVRKKAPEGFVSWGEPSFEKLIAAQPERLTSHLTVTHAMVLNTIARGGDVFTSMRDLLEDNHEPRPRQRDLIRQALAIYRTLRTAGVVEEVTDATTGQTLIRLTVDLQPNFALNQPLSPFALAVYDLLDEESPTFALDVVSVTEAILDDPRPVLSAQQFVARGEAVQAMKAEGIEYEQRMELLDEVSYPKPLAGLLGEAFDTYRATQPWIGDFDISPKSVIRDMYERAMSFGEYTTFYRLARSEGLVLRYLSDAYRTLRTTVPDEYKNDDLLDLIEWLGELVRQTDSSVLDEWEALINPEAVAAAAAREDSEEAIVPPAPRLLTSNPRAFRILVRNELFRRVTLAAREAWTELGELDAASGFSATRWAEAMDDYYDVHDAVGIGPHARSAALLILEETPTVWRARQIFDDPAGDHDWGISAEIDLAASNEAGVAVVRVTAVDQL
- a CDS encoding class F sortase, with translation MHRRSALGRAAPPGLLLAGAIVAVAGLIAGLIAGCTGVGASHSGGVGEATSAATATASASESADAGRSDPAIGAAGGFQNPQLEESAPAGRTDAQPVRVRIPGIGVDSGLEALTRDAAGWIEPPTDFGSAGWYRDGVVPGQLGPAVIAGHIDSVVGPAVFYDLVKLTPGDTVQVELADGSTVAFRVDRSIQVPKNDFPTEAVYGPTPDAQLRLVTCGGTFDDASGHYVDNVVVFATKI